Proteins encoded by one window of Cannabis sativa cultivar Pink pepper isolate KNU-18-1 chromosome 4, ASM2916894v1, whole genome shotgun sequence:
- the LOC133036961 gene encoding uncharacterized mitochondrial protein AtMg00810-like has translation MEANLKRGQDEKEKLVDQILNKRIVGKLQYLTITRPDISYSVNKLSQFLSTPRVTHLHATQRVLQYVKGSTGHGVFFDIQGDLQLVSVSLLEHLSSHGKLRNNTVSRSSAKTEYKAMANTTCEVIWLLFILKELKVEHSCQPSVSRKNQTHRYRLSFSEGKE, from the exons ATGGAAGCTAATCTCAAGCGTGGACAAGATGAGAAAGAGAAGCTTGTTGATCAAATATTGAACAAAAGGATTGTTGGAAAACTTCAGTACTTAACAATTACAAGACCAGATATCTCCTACTCAGTTAACAAACTGAGCCAGTTCTTGTCTACACCTAGAGTCACTCACCTACATGCAACTCAAAGGGTCCTGCAGTATGTTAAAGGTAGTACTGGACATGGGGTTTTCTTTGAT ATACAAGGAGATCTACAACTGGTTTCTGTATCTTTGTTGGAACATTTATCATCTCAtggaaaattaagaaacaaCACTGTTTCAAGATCTTCTGCAAAGACAGAATACAAAGCAATGGCTAACACTACATGTGAAGTGATTTGGCTTCTCTTCATTCTAAAAGAACTGAAGGTTGAGCATAGCTGCCAACCCAGTGTTTCACGAAAGAACCAAACACATAGATATAGACTGTCATTTAGTGAGGGAAAAG AATGA